The Capra hircus breed San Clemente chromosome 25, ASM170441v1, whole genome shotgun sequence genome has a window encoding:
- the HIRIP3 gene encoding HIRA-interacting protein 3, giving the protein MARENEMQEFTRSFFQGHPDLSTLTHSIVRRRFLAHAGRDHLEPEEKQALKRLVEEELLKMQVDEASAKEERLRVGKKAKRSSAPCRDPERKRFRFNSESEPSSAAPSPDRLSPSAKNGMAADVTPTKDESPNQASKKATESSDEEQQRDLNAKIRLEKEVVKESSEEEEEGSARKRKVWKEESSEEEEKESKGRTRKKPGTKTKQAPGKASGSRKQAREESEDSEEEPAQGPGKKGAKSHQESAKESEEETLTKKKENREEEEDWKPTAQSSGGKRSVREERSCKQKSRAARLLGDQGDREEQKGKAAASSGDSSEEDEEPLVQRKRKDRTQGKGGKRQSGSSKEDGEDSPRKVKRTTGKTAKEGSISGEASDSEKEVSNSEAEGSPKERKNRSSKKSSKKGRTRSSSSSSTDGSPESKGRKAGSGRSGEDHPAVRRLKRYIRACGAHRNYKKLLGSCRSRKERLSVLRAELEALGMKGNPSLEKCRALKEQREEAAEVASLDINNIISNSDRPRRRTAWNPSGEAAPPGELYCRTLDSDEERPRPPPPDWSHLRGIISSDGESN; this is encoded by the exons CACGCTTACGCACTCCATCGTGCGGCGGCGATTCTTGGCTCACGCGGGCCGCGACCACCTGGAACCTGAGGAGAAGCAGGCACTGAAGCGGCTGGTGGAGGAGGAGCTGCTGAAGATGCAG GTGGATGAAGCGAGTGCGAAGGAAGAGAGGCTCCGCGTTGGCAAAAAGGCGAAGAGGTCTTCCGCCCCTTGCCGTGACCCAGAGAGAAAAAGGTTCCGTTTCAATTCAGAGTCAG AGCCCAGCTCTGCAGCCCCCAGTCCAGACCGCCTCAGCCCCTCAGCAAAGAATGGGATGGCAGCAGATGTCACTCCAACCAAGGATGAGAGTCCAAATCAGGCCTCAAAGAAAGCAACTGAGAGCAGTGATGAGGAACAGCAGAGGGACCTGAATGCAAAGATCAGATTAGAgaaggaggtggtgaaggagagcagtgaggaggaggaagagggctctgccagaaagagaaaggtctGGAAAGAAGAGAGcagtgaggaggaggaaaaggagtccaaGGGCAGGACTAGGAAGAAGCCTGGGACAAAGACCAAGCAGGCACCAGGCAAGGCCTCAGGCAGTAGGAAGCAGGCTAGGGAGGAGAGTGAGGACAGCGAGGAGGAACCTGCCCAGGGGCCGGGAAAGAAAGGCGCtaagagccaccaggaaagtgcaAAGGAGAGTGAGGAGGAGACCCTAAccaagaagaaagagaacagagaggaagaagaggactGGAAACCCACAGCCCAGAGCAGTGGAGGGAAGAGATCAGTTCGGGAGGAGAGGAGCTGTAAGCAGAAAAGCAGGGCAGCACGACTGCTGGGAGACCAGGGGGACAGAGAGGAACAGAAGGGAAAAGCCGCAGCAAGCAGTGGTGATAGCAGTGAGGAAGATGAAGAGCCCCTAGTACAGAGGAAGCGCAAAGACAGGACCCAGGGAAAGGGTGGGAAAAGGCAGAGTGGAAGCAGCAAGGAGGATGGAGAAGACAGCCCGAGGAAGGTGAAACGAACAACTGGCAAGACAGCCAAAGAGGGCAGCATCAGTGGTGAGGCAAGCGACTCGGAGAAGGAAGTGAGTAATAGCGAGGCAGAGGGGAGCCCCAAGGAGAGGAAGAACCGCTCTTCCAAGAAGAGCTCCAAGAAAGGCAGGACACGaagttcctcctcctcttccacagATGGCAGTCCAGAAAGTAAAGGCAGGAAG GCTGGCTCTGGTCGCTCTGGTGAGGACCACCCCGCTGTGAGGAGGCTCAAGCGCTACATCCGGGCCTGTGGCGCCCATCGAAACTACAAGAAGCTGCTGGGTTCCTGCCGCTCACGCAAGGAACGCCTGAGTGTTCTCCGGGCAGAGCTGGAAGCCCTGGGCATGAAGG GTAACCCTTCCTTAGAGAAGTGTCGGGCTCTGAAGGAGCAGCGGGAAGAGGCAGCCGAGGTGGCCTCTTTGGACATTAACAACATCATCAGCAATTCAG ACAGGCCACGCAGACGCACAGCCTGGAACCCTTCAGGAGAAGCAGCCCCACCAGGGGAGCTATACTGCAGGACCCTGGACTCAGACGAAgagcggccccgccccccgcccccagactGGTCACATCTGCGGGGCATCATCAGCAGTGATGGCGAGAGCAACTGA
- the TAOK2 gene encoding serine/threonine-protein kinase TAO2 isoform X2 produces MPAGGRAGSLKDPDVAELFFKDDPEKLFSDLREIGHGSFGAVYFARDVRNSEVVAIKKMSYSGKQSNEKWQDIIKEVRFLQKLRHPNTIQYRGCYLREHTAWLVMEYCLGSASDLLEVHKKPLQEVEIAAVTHGALQGLAYLHSHNMIHRDVKAGNILLSEPGLVKLGDFGSASIMAPANSFVGTPYWMAPEVILAMDEGQYDGKVDVWSLGITCIELAERKPPLFNMNAMSALYHIAQNESPVLQSGHWSEYFRNFVDSCLQKIPQDRPTSEVLLKHRFVLRERPPTVIMDLIQRTKDAVRELDNLQYRKMKKILFQEAPNGPGAEAPEEEEEAEPYMHRAGTLTSLESSHSVPSMSISASSQSSSVNSLADASDNEEEEEEEEEEEEEEEGPEAREMAMMQEGEHTVTSHSSIIHRLPGSDNLYDDPYQPEMTPGPLQPPAAPAPSSTTSSARRRAYCRNRDHFATIRTASLVSRQIQEHEQDSALREQLSGYKRMRRQHQKQLLALESRLRGEREEHSARLQRELEAQRAGFGAEAEKLSRRHQAIGEKEARAAQAEERKFQQHILGQQKKELAALLEAQKRTYKLRKEQLKEELQENPSTPKREKAEWLLRQKEQLQQCQAEEEAGLLRRQRQYFELQCRQYKRKMLLARHSLDQDLLREDLNKKQTQKDLECALLLRQHEATRELELRQLQAVQRTRAELTRLQHQTELGNQLEYNKRREQELRQKHAAQVRQQPKSLKSKELQIKKQFQETCKIQTRQYKALRAHLLETTPKAQHKSLLKRLKEEQTRKLAILAEQYDQSISEMLSSQALRLDETQEAEFQALRQQLQQELELLNAYQSKIKIRTESQHERELRELEQRVALRRALLEQRVEEELLALQTGRSERIRSLLERQAREIEAFDAESMRLGFSSMALGGIPAEAAAQGYPAPPPAPAWPSRPVPRSGAHWSHGPPPPGMPPPAWRQPALLAPPGPPNWLGPPAQSGTPRGGALLLLRNSPQPLRRAASGGSGSDSVGPPAAAVPGPLSRSTSVASHILNGSSHFYS; encoded by the exons CTGAGCTTTTCTTCAAGGATGACCCAGAAAAGCTCTTTTCTGACCTCCGCGAGATTGGCCATGGCAGTTTTGGAGCTGTGTACTTT GCCCGGGATGTCCGGAATAGTGAGGTGGTGGCCATCAAGAAGATGTCCTACAGTGGAAAGCAGTCAAATGAG AAATGGCAGGACATCATCAAGGAGGTGCGGTTCCTACAGAAGCTTCGGCATCCCAATACCATTCAGTACCGGGGCTGTTACCTGAGGGAGCACACAGCTTGG CTGGTGATGGAGTATTGCCTGGGTTCAGCTTCTGACCTTCTGGAAG TGCACAAGAAGCCCCTTCAGGAGGTGGAGATTGCAGCTGTGACCCACGGGGCCCTTCAGGGCCTGGCTTATCTGCACTCCCACAACATGATTCATAG GGATGTGAAGGCTGGAAACATCCTGCTGTCAGAGCCAGGCTTGGTGAAACTGGGGGACTTCGGCTCTGCATCCATCATGGCACCTGCCAACTCCTTCGTGGGCACCCCGTACTG GATGGCTCCAGAAGTGATCCTGGCGATGGATGAGGGACAATACGATGGCAAGGTGGATGTCTGGTCCTTAGGCATAACCTGCATCGAGCTGG CGGAACGGAAACCACCGCTGTTTAACATGAATGCGATGAGTGCCTTATACCACATTGCACAGAACGAGTCCCCCGTGCTCCAGTCAGGACACTG GTCTGAGTACTTCCGGAATTTTGTCGACTCCTGCCTTCAGAAAATCCCTCAAGACAGACCAACCTCAGAGGTTCTTCTGAAG CACCGCTTTGTGCTCCGTGAGCGGCCACCCACAGTCATCATGGACCTTATCCAGAGGACCAAGGATGCTGTTCGGGAGCTGGACAACCTGCAGTACCGCAAGATGAAGAAGATCCTGTTCCAGGAAGCGCCCAATGGCCCTGGCGCGGAAgccccagaggaggaggag GAGGCAGAGCCCTACATGCACCGGGCCGGGACACTGACCAGTCTAGAGAGTAGCCATTCAGTGCCCAGCATGTCCATCAGCGCCTCCAGCCAGAGCAGCTCAGTCAACAGCCTGGCAGATGCCTCTGAtaatgaggaggaagaagaggaggaggaagaggaggaggaggaggaggaaggtccTGAAGCCCGGGAGATGGCCATGATGCAGGAGGGAGAGCACACAGTCACCTCCCACAGCTCCATCATCCACCGGCTGCCG GGCTCTGATAACCTCTATGATGACCCTTATCAGCCAGAGATGACCCCAGGGCCTCTCCAGCCACCTGCGGCCCCAGCTCCCTCCTCTACCACCTCTTCAGCCCGCCGACGGGCCTACTGCCGCAACAGGGACCACTTTGCCACCATCCGTACTGCCTCCCTG gTCAGCCGCCAGATTCAGGAGCATGAGCAGGACTCAGCCCTGCGGGAGCAGCTGAGTGGCTATAAGCGGATGCGACGACAGCACCAGAAACAGCTGCTGGCGTTGGAGTCACGGCTGAGGGGTGAGCGCGAGGAGCACAGTGCGCGGCTGCAGCGGGAGCTCGAGGCACAGCGGGCTGGCTTTGGGGCTGAGGCCGAAAAGCTGTCCCGGCGGCACCAGGCCATCGGGGAGAAGGAGGCGCGAGCCGCTCAGGCTGAGGAGCGGAAGTTCCAGCAGCACATCCTTGGGCAGCAGAAGAAGGAGCTGGCCGCCCTGCTGGAGGCGCAGAAGCGAACCTACAAACTGCGGAAGGAGCAGCTGAAGGAG GAACTCCAGGAGAACCCCAGCACCCCCAAGCGGGAGAAGGCTGAGTGGCTTTTGCGGCAGAAGGAGCAGCTACAGCAGTgccaggcagaggaggaggctgggctgcTGCGGCGGCAGCGCCAGTACTTTGAGCTGCAGTGTCGCCAGTACAAGCGCAAGATGCTGCTGGCGCGCCACAGCTTAGACCAGGACCTGCTGCGAGAG GACTTGAacaagaaacagacacagaaggacTTGGAGTGTGCGTTGCTGCTGCGGCAGCATGAGGCCACGCGGGAGCTGGAGCTCCGGCAGCTACAGGCTGTGCAGCGCACTCGGGCTGAGCTCACCCGCCTGCAGCACCAGACGGAGCTGGGCAACCAGCTGGAGTACAATAAGCGGCGTGAGCAGGAGTTGCGGCAGAAGCACGCGGCCCAGGTTCGCCAGCAGCCCAAGAGCCTCAAA TCTAAGGAgctgcagatcaagaagcagttCCAGGAGACGTGTAAGATCCAGACTCGGCAGTACAAGGCTCTGCGGGCCCATTTGCTGGAGACCACGCCCAAAGCTCAGCACAAGAGCCTCCTTAAGCGGCTCAAGGAAGAACAGACCCGCAAGCTGGCAATCCTAGCCGAGCAGTACGACCAGTCCATCTCAGAGATGCTCAGCTCACAGGCG CTGCGGCTTGATGAAACCCAGGAAGCAGAGTTCCAGGCCCTTCGGCAGCAGCTGCAACAAGAGCTGGAGCTGCTCAATGCTTACCAGAGCAAGATCAAGATCCGCACGGAGAGTCAGCATGAACGGGAGTTGCGGGAGCTGGAGCAGAGAGTAGCCCTGAGGCGGGCCCTGCTGGAGCAGCGG GTGGAAGAGGAGCTGCTGGCCCTGCAGACAGGGCGCTCTGAGCGAATCCGGAGTTTGCTTGAGCGGCAGGCCCGTGAGATTGAGGCTTTCGATGCAGAGAGCATGAGGCTGGGCTTCTCCAGTATGGCTCTCGGGGGCATCCCAGCTGAGGCTGCTGCCCAGGGCTATCCtgctccaccccctgcccccgcctggCCCTCCCGGCCGGTTCCTCGTTCAGGGGCACACTGGAGCCATGGCCCTCCTCCACCAGGCATGCCACCCCCAGCCTGGCGTCAGCCTGCTCTCTTGGCTCCCCCGGGTCCCCCAAACTGGCTGGGGCCCCCGGCACAGAGTGGCACACCCCGTGGtggagccctgctgctgctaagaaacagcccccagcccctgcggCGAGCAGCCTCAGGGGGCAGTGGCAGTGACAGTGTGGGCCCACCTGCTGCTGCAGTGCCTGGGCCTCTGAGCCGCAGCACCAGTGTCGCTTCCCACATCCTCAATGGTTCCTCCCACTTCTATTCCTGA
- the TAOK2 gene encoding serine/threonine-protein kinase TAO2 isoform X3 has translation MPAGGRAGSLKDPDVAELFFKDDPEKLFSDLREIGHGSFGAVYFARDVRNSEVVAIKKMSYSGKQSNEKWQDIIKEVRFLQKLRHPNTIQYRGCYLREHTAWLVMEYCLGSASDLLEVHKKPLQEVEIAAVTHGALQGLAYLHSHNMIHRDVKAGNILLSEPGLVKLGDFGSASIMAPANSFVGTPYWMAPEVILAMDEGQYDGKVDVWSLGITCIELAERKPPLFNMNAMSALYHIAQNESPVLQSGHWSEYFRNFVDSCLQKIPQDRPTSEVLLKHRFVLRERPPTVIMDLIQRTKDAVRELDNLQYRKMKKILFQEAPNGPGAEAPEEEEEAEPYMHRAGTLTSLESSHSVPSMSISASSQSSSVNSLADASDNEEEEEEEEEEEEEEEGPEAREMAMMQEGEHTVTSHSSIIHRLPGSDNLYDDPYQPEMTPGPLQPPAAPAPSSTTSSARRRAYCRNRDHFATIRTASLVSRQIQEHEQDSALREQLSGYKRMRRQHQKQLLALESRLRGEREEHSARLQRELEAQRAGFGAEAEKLSRRHQAIGEKEARAAQAEERKFQQHILGQQKKELAALLEAQKRTYKLRKEQLKEELQENPSTPKREKAEWLLRQKEQLQQCQAEEEAGLLRRQRQYFELQCRQYKRKMLLARHSLDQDLLREDLNKKQTQKDLECALLLRQHEATRELELRQLQAVQRTRAELTRLQHQTELGNQLEYNKRREQELRQKHAAQVRQQPKSLKSKELQIKKQFQETCKIQTRQYKALRAHLLETTPKAQHKSLLKRLKEEQTRKLAILAEQYDQSISEMLSSQAVVSSILLLQRFSEHLRAHVQVYVGDKFLEV, from the exons CTGAGCTTTTCTTCAAGGATGACCCAGAAAAGCTCTTTTCTGACCTCCGCGAGATTGGCCATGGCAGTTTTGGAGCTGTGTACTTT GCCCGGGATGTCCGGAATAGTGAGGTGGTGGCCATCAAGAAGATGTCCTACAGTGGAAAGCAGTCAAATGAG AAATGGCAGGACATCATCAAGGAGGTGCGGTTCCTACAGAAGCTTCGGCATCCCAATACCATTCAGTACCGGGGCTGTTACCTGAGGGAGCACACAGCTTGG CTGGTGATGGAGTATTGCCTGGGTTCAGCTTCTGACCTTCTGGAAG TGCACAAGAAGCCCCTTCAGGAGGTGGAGATTGCAGCTGTGACCCACGGGGCCCTTCAGGGCCTGGCTTATCTGCACTCCCACAACATGATTCATAG GGATGTGAAGGCTGGAAACATCCTGCTGTCAGAGCCAGGCTTGGTGAAACTGGGGGACTTCGGCTCTGCATCCATCATGGCACCTGCCAACTCCTTCGTGGGCACCCCGTACTG GATGGCTCCAGAAGTGATCCTGGCGATGGATGAGGGACAATACGATGGCAAGGTGGATGTCTGGTCCTTAGGCATAACCTGCATCGAGCTGG CGGAACGGAAACCACCGCTGTTTAACATGAATGCGATGAGTGCCTTATACCACATTGCACAGAACGAGTCCCCCGTGCTCCAGTCAGGACACTG GTCTGAGTACTTCCGGAATTTTGTCGACTCCTGCCTTCAGAAAATCCCTCAAGACAGACCAACCTCAGAGGTTCTTCTGAAG CACCGCTTTGTGCTCCGTGAGCGGCCACCCACAGTCATCATGGACCTTATCCAGAGGACCAAGGATGCTGTTCGGGAGCTGGACAACCTGCAGTACCGCAAGATGAAGAAGATCCTGTTCCAGGAAGCGCCCAATGGCCCTGGCGCGGAAgccccagaggaggaggag GAGGCAGAGCCCTACATGCACCGGGCCGGGACACTGACCAGTCTAGAGAGTAGCCATTCAGTGCCCAGCATGTCCATCAGCGCCTCCAGCCAGAGCAGCTCAGTCAACAGCCTGGCAGATGCCTCTGAtaatgaggaggaagaagaggaggaggaagaggaggaggaggaggaggaaggtccTGAAGCCCGGGAGATGGCCATGATGCAGGAGGGAGAGCACACAGTCACCTCCCACAGCTCCATCATCCACCGGCTGCCG GGCTCTGATAACCTCTATGATGACCCTTATCAGCCAGAGATGACCCCAGGGCCTCTCCAGCCACCTGCGGCCCCAGCTCCCTCCTCTACCACCTCTTCAGCCCGCCGACGGGCCTACTGCCGCAACAGGGACCACTTTGCCACCATCCGTACTGCCTCCCTG gTCAGCCGCCAGATTCAGGAGCATGAGCAGGACTCAGCCCTGCGGGAGCAGCTGAGTGGCTATAAGCGGATGCGACGACAGCACCAGAAACAGCTGCTGGCGTTGGAGTCACGGCTGAGGGGTGAGCGCGAGGAGCACAGTGCGCGGCTGCAGCGGGAGCTCGAGGCACAGCGGGCTGGCTTTGGGGCTGAGGCCGAAAAGCTGTCCCGGCGGCACCAGGCCATCGGGGAGAAGGAGGCGCGAGCCGCTCAGGCTGAGGAGCGGAAGTTCCAGCAGCACATCCTTGGGCAGCAGAAGAAGGAGCTGGCCGCCCTGCTGGAGGCGCAGAAGCGAACCTACAAACTGCGGAAGGAGCAGCTGAAGGAG GAACTCCAGGAGAACCCCAGCACCCCCAAGCGGGAGAAGGCTGAGTGGCTTTTGCGGCAGAAGGAGCAGCTACAGCAGTgccaggcagaggaggaggctgggctgcTGCGGCGGCAGCGCCAGTACTTTGAGCTGCAGTGTCGCCAGTACAAGCGCAAGATGCTGCTGGCGCGCCACAGCTTAGACCAGGACCTGCTGCGAGAG GACTTGAacaagaaacagacacagaaggacTTGGAGTGTGCGTTGCTGCTGCGGCAGCATGAGGCCACGCGGGAGCTGGAGCTCCGGCAGCTACAGGCTGTGCAGCGCACTCGGGCTGAGCTCACCCGCCTGCAGCACCAGACGGAGCTGGGCAACCAGCTGGAGTACAATAAGCGGCGTGAGCAGGAGTTGCGGCAGAAGCACGCGGCCCAGGTTCGCCAGCAGCCCAAGAGCCTCAAA TCTAAGGAgctgcagatcaagaagcagttCCAGGAGACGTGTAAGATCCAGACTCGGCAGTACAAGGCTCTGCGGGCCCATTTGCTGGAGACCACGCCCAAAGCTCAGCACAAGAGCCTCCTTAAGCGGCTCAAGGAAGAACAGACCCGCAAGCTGGCAATCCTAGCCGAGCAGTACGACCAGTCCATCTCAGAGATGCTCAGCTCACAGGCG gttgtttccagtatTTTGCTATTACAACGCTTCAGTGAACATCTTCGAGCACATGTGCAAGTATACGTGGGGGATAAATTCCTGGAAGTGTAA
- the TAOK2 gene encoding serine/threonine-protein kinase TAO2 isoform X1 — translation MPAGGRAGSLKDPDVAELFFKDDPEKLFSDLREIGHGSFGAVYFARDVRNSEVVAIKKMSYSGKQSNEKWQDIIKEVRFLQKLRHPNTIQYRGCYLREHTAWLVMEYCLGSASDLLEVHKKPLQEVEIAAVTHGALQGLAYLHSHNMIHRDVKAGNILLSEPGLVKLGDFGSASIMAPANSFVGTPYWMAPEVILAMDEGQYDGKVDVWSLGITCIELAERKPPLFNMNAMSALYHIAQNESPVLQSGHWSEYFRNFVDSCLQKIPQDRPTSEVLLKHRFVLRERPPTVIMDLIQRTKDAVRELDNLQYRKMKKILFQEAPNGPGAEAPEEEEEAEPYMHRAGTLTSLESSHSVPSMSISASSQSSSVNSLADASDNEEEEEEEEEEEEEEEGPEAREMAMMQEGEHTVTSHSSIIHRLPGSDNLYDDPYQPEMTPGPLQPPAAPAPSSTTSSARRRAYCRNRDHFATIRTASLVSRQIQEHEQDSALREQLSGYKRMRRQHQKQLLALESRLRGEREEHSARLQRELEAQRAGFGAEAEKLSRRHQAIGEKEARAAQAEERKFQQHILGQQKKELAALLEAQKRTYKLRKEQLKEELQENPSTPKREKAEWLLRQKEQLQQCQAEEEAGLLRRQRQYFELQCRQYKRKMLLARHSLDQDLLREDLNKKQTQKDLECALLLRQHEATRELELRQLQAVQRTRAELTRLQHQTELGNQLEYNKRREQELRQKHAAQVRQQPKSLKVRAGQRPPGLPLPVPGAVGPPNTGAPREEQPRSPGQEAVPDQRMLGEEEEAVPERRVLGKRGAAVEPEEQRILGEESGTASPSPQNHESLVDEEVWGLPEEETEELRVPSPALQERSIVGQEASVEWRLWGKEDGSLLGEEFELDWVQGPALTPVPEEEEEEEEGAPFRTPRDPGDGCPSPDIPPEPPPTHLRPGTTSQLPGLLSHGLLAGLSFAVGSSSGLLPLLLLLLLPLLAAQGGGGLQAALLALEVGLVGLGASYLLLCTALHVPPSLFLLLAQGTALGAVLSLSWRRGLLGVPLGLGAAWLLAWPGLALPLAALAAGGKWVQQQGPRMRRGISRLWLRALLRLSPMVFRALQGCGAVGDRGLFALYPKTNKDGFRSRIPVPGPRRSNPRTARHPLALLARFWALCKGWNWRLARASQSLATHLPPWAVHTLASWGLLRGERPSRIPRLLPRSQRRLGPPASHQPPPGMLAGRRSRARQSRAPPPWR, via the exons CTGAGCTTTTCTTCAAGGATGACCCAGAAAAGCTCTTTTCTGACCTCCGCGAGATTGGCCATGGCAGTTTTGGAGCTGTGTACTTT GCCCGGGATGTCCGGAATAGTGAGGTGGTGGCCATCAAGAAGATGTCCTACAGTGGAAAGCAGTCAAATGAG AAATGGCAGGACATCATCAAGGAGGTGCGGTTCCTACAGAAGCTTCGGCATCCCAATACCATTCAGTACCGGGGCTGTTACCTGAGGGAGCACACAGCTTGG CTGGTGATGGAGTATTGCCTGGGTTCAGCTTCTGACCTTCTGGAAG TGCACAAGAAGCCCCTTCAGGAGGTGGAGATTGCAGCTGTGACCCACGGGGCCCTTCAGGGCCTGGCTTATCTGCACTCCCACAACATGATTCATAG GGATGTGAAGGCTGGAAACATCCTGCTGTCAGAGCCAGGCTTGGTGAAACTGGGGGACTTCGGCTCTGCATCCATCATGGCACCTGCCAACTCCTTCGTGGGCACCCCGTACTG GATGGCTCCAGAAGTGATCCTGGCGATGGATGAGGGACAATACGATGGCAAGGTGGATGTCTGGTCCTTAGGCATAACCTGCATCGAGCTGG CGGAACGGAAACCACCGCTGTTTAACATGAATGCGATGAGTGCCTTATACCACATTGCACAGAACGAGTCCCCCGTGCTCCAGTCAGGACACTG GTCTGAGTACTTCCGGAATTTTGTCGACTCCTGCCTTCAGAAAATCCCTCAAGACAGACCAACCTCAGAGGTTCTTCTGAAG CACCGCTTTGTGCTCCGTGAGCGGCCACCCACAGTCATCATGGACCTTATCCAGAGGACCAAGGATGCTGTTCGGGAGCTGGACAACCTGCAGTACCGCAAGATGAAGAAGATCCTGTTCCAGGAAGCGCCCAATGGCCCTGGCGCGGAAgccccagaggaggaggag GAGGCAGAGCCCTACATGCACCGGGCCGGGACACTGACCAGTCTAGAGAGTAGCCATTCAGTGCCCAGCATGTCCATCAGCGCCTCCAGCCAGAGCAGCTCAGTCAACAGCCTGGCAGATGCCTCTGAtaatgaggaggaagaagaggaggaggaagaggaggaggaggaggaggaaggtccTGAAGCCCGGGAGATGGCCATGATGCAGGAGGGAGAGCACACAGTCACCTCCCACAGCTCCATCATCCACCGGCTGCCG GGCTCTGATAACCTCTATGATGACCCTTATCAGCCAGAGATGACCCCAGGGCCTCTCCAGCCACCTGCGGCCCCAGCTCCCTCCTCTACCACCTCTTCAGCCCGCCGACGGGCCTACTGCCGCAACAGGGACCACTTTGCCACCATCCGTACTGCCTCCCTG gTCAGCCGCCAGATTCAGGAGCATGAGCAGGACTCAGCCCTGCGGGAGCAGCTGAGTGGCTATAAGCGGATGCGACGACAGCACCAGAAACAGCTGCTGGCGTTGGAGTCACGGCTGAGGGGTGAGCGCGAGGAGCACAGTGCGCGGCTGCAGCGGGAGCTCGAGGCACAGCGGGCTGGCTTTGGGGCTGAGGCCGAAAAGCTGTCCCGGCGGCACCAGGCCATCGGGGAGAAGGAGGCGCGAGCCGCTCAGGCTGAGGAGCGGAAGTTCCAGCAGCACATCCTTGGGCAGCAGAAGAAGGAGCTGGCCGCCCTGCTGGAGGCGCAGAAGCGAACCTACAAACTGCGGAAGGAGCAGCTGAAGGAG GAACTCCAGGAGAACCCCAGCACCCCCAAGCGGGAGAAGGCTGAGTGGCTTTTGCGGCAGAAGGAGCAGCTACAGCAGTgccaggcagaggaggaggctgggctgcTGCGGCGGCAGCGCCAGTACTTTGAGCTGCAGTGTCGCCAGTACAAGCGCAAGATGCTGCTGGCGCGCCACAGCTTAGACCAGGACCTGCTGCGAGAG GACTTGAacaagaaacagacacagaaggacTTGGAGTGTGCGTTGCTGCTGCGGCAGCATGAGGCCACGCGGGAGCTGGAGCTCCGGCAGCTACAGGCTGTGCAGCGCACTCGGGCTGAGCTCACCCGCCTGCAGCACCAGACGGAGCTGGGCAACCAGCTGGAGTACAATAAGCGGCGTGAGCAGGAGTTGCGGCAGAAGCACGCGGCCCAGGTTCGCCAGCAGCCCAAGAGCCTCAAAGTACGTGCAGGCCAGCGTCCCCCGGGCCTCCCGCTCCCCGTTCCTGGGGCTGTGGGACCACCTAACACAGGTGCCCCTAGAGAGGAGCAGCCCCGCTCACCTGGCCAGGAGGCAGTCCCGGACCAAAGGAtgctgggagaggaggaggaagcagtTCCCGAGAGGAGGGTTCTGGGGAAGAGGGGGGCTGCCGTGGAGCCAGAGGAGCAGAGGATACTGGGGGAAGAGTCAGGGACCGCTAGCCCCAGTCCACAAAACCATGAGAGTTTAGTTGATGAGGAGGTTTGGGGGCTAcctgaggaggagacagaggagctcAGAGTGCCATCCCCAGCACTGCAGGAGAGGAGCATTGTGGGCCAGGAGGCATCAGTGGAATGGAGGTTGTGGGGGAAGGAGGATGGCAGCCTCTTGGGTGAGGAGTTTGAGCTTGACTGGGTCCAGGGTCCTGCACTGACCCCAGTccctgaggaggaagaggaagaggaggagggggctcCATTTAGGACCCCAAGGGATCCTGGAGATGGCTGCCCCTCACCAGACATCCCCCCGGAACCCCCTCCAACACATTTGAGGCCAGGCACTACTAGCCAGCTCCCTGGACTCCTGTCCCATGGCCTCCTGGCTGGACTCTCCTTTGCAGTGGGGTCCTCTTCAGGCCTCTTGCCCCTACTACTTCTACTGCTGCTCCCATTGCTGGCGGCCCAGGGTGGGGGCGGCCTGCAGGCAGCCCTGCTGGCTCTTGAAGTGGGGCTGGTGGGCCTGGGGGCCTCCTACCTACTTCTTTGTACAGCTCTGCACGTGCCCCCCAGTCTGTTCCTACTCCTGGCTCAGGGTACTGCACTGGGGGCCGTCCTCAGTCTGAGCTGGCGCCGAGGCCTCCTGGGCGTCCCTCTGGGCCTTGGGGCTGCCTGGCTCCTCGCCTGGCCAGGCCTGGCTCTACCTCTGGCAGCTCTGGCGGCAGGGGGCAAATGGGTGCAACAGCAGGGCCCCCGGATGCGCCGGGGCATTTCTCGACTCTGGTTGCGGGCTCTGCTGCGCCTGTCACCCATGGTCTTCCGGGCCCTGCAGGGCTGCGGGGCTGTGGGGGACCGGGGCCTATTTGCACTGTACCCCAAGACCAACAAGGATGGCTTCCGCAGCCGTATTCCTGTCCCTGGGCCCCGACGGAGTAATCCTCGCACTGCCCGACACCCACTAGCCCTTTTGGCCAGGTTTTGGGCCCTGTGCAAGGGCTGGAACTGGCGCCTGGCCCGGGCCAGCCAAAGTTTAGCCACCCACCTGCCCCCCTGGGCCGTCCACACACTGGCCAGTTGGGGCCTGCTTCGGGGTGAGCGGCCCAGCCGTATCCCCCGGCTGCTTCCACGCAGCCAGCGCCGCCTgggccctcctgcctcccaccagCCACCGCCAGGGATGCTCGCTGGGCGGAGATCCAGAGCCCGCCAGTCCCGGGCCCCACCTCCCTGGAGGTGA